A single region of the Hyphomonas adhaerens MHS-3 genome encodes:
- the sdhD gene encoding succinate dehydrogenase, hydrophobic membrane anchor protein: protein MSNSQFLTPAKAARGLGSAKSGTHHHIGQRVSAIALVFLVPWFLFSVINAVQGGEAAAIEWISQPLPAILLILTAGATVYHMRLGMQVVIEDYIAKTGMRSALLILNSFACIALFAAIALSVLKLWIGAGA from the coding sequence ATGTCGAACAGCCAGTTCCTGACCCCTGCCAAAGCCGCCCGCGGCCTCGGTTCCGCCAAATCCGGCACGCATCACCATATCGGGCAGCGCGTTTCCGCCATTGCCCTGGTTTTCCTGGTGCCGTGGTTCCTGTTTTCGGTCATCAACGCCGTCCAGGGCGGTGAAGCCGCCGCGATCGAGTGGATTTCACAACCGCTGCCTGCGATCCTGCTGATCCTTACGGCCGGCGCGACCGTATACCATATGCGCCTCGGCATGCAGGTCGTCATCGAAGACTATATTGCGAAGACGGGGATGCGCTCGGCGCTGCTGATCCTGAACAGCTTCGCCTGTATCGCACTGTTTGCGGCCATCGCCCTTTCGGTCCTGAAACTGTGGATTGGCGCGGGCGCGTAA